Part of the Rhodospirillaceae bacterium genome is shown below.
GTTTTCTCACGAAAATATTCAACAGCGCGTTCCGATGCCTCCACTGTTTTGCGTAAATCCGCGACACGTTCGTTCAACCATGCGGTCCCACGCCTTGTCGCCTCGAACTTTGCCTCCAGCTGCTCGAACAGATAGAGATCGGCATAGACATTCACAATCTGCGCCGCTTTTTTCGGGGTTTTCGTCGTAAGCGTTATATTGATGACACGAGAGAGACGTTCTCGTGTCACGCTCAGGTGATCCAACAGGGCATCCACAACGCCCATTCGCTCGCGTGTGAAGCGTTCTTCCTCATCAAGGGCGTCGTTTAACGTTCCAAAGACAGAGTCCATCCATGTCTGCAACAGGCCGGGCGCGGTCAAGGACGGATTGAATTCAGCGTCTCGCATTAACCCAAGCTTATCGATCACTTTATGGGCCATGCTTCGAGACGCAATCACCTGAATTTCGTTTTGAACGGTTTCACTGTCCATGCCAAGGCCCGACATGAACCCCTCAACATCAACGACGCGAGAGCGTTGGCTGTCGATCATGACTTTTACGGTTGCGGAATAGCGGGGTGTGATCTGGAAGGCGACAAGCGTCGCCAGAAGCGTGACGAGCACAATCGTAGAAAGAATCTCCAGCTTCCGCCGCCATAACTGGCGCCCAAGCTCGACGAGTTCCGGCTTCTCCAGAGGGCTTCGAATGGTGCCGCCCGTCGCACTGGCACGGGGCTGCGGCTGGCCGGTCACGTTGTTCTTCCTGGGTGTGGAATTATTCATAGACCCTTGCTCAACCCCCAGGCTTAAAAGAAGCGCTCAGGGATCTTGATGATGTCACCCGGAAACACGGTCGTCTCCTCGCGCGCGGGCCCTTCTTTTTTTCCTTCCGGTCCGGTCCGGATGATCAGCATATTGTCCTCGCGCGCACGGTAAGTATAGCCGCCAGCCAATGCCACCGCCTGCATAACCGTCATTCCGTTTACGTAGGGGTAACTTCCAGGCTCCTTTACCTCGCCAAGAATATAGAACGGTCGATAGTTCATGACCTGGACACTGACGCGTGGATCAAGCAGATAATCCGGTCGAAGCGTATCGCGGATGGCCGCCTCGGCATCCCCAATCGCAAGCCCACCTAACAAGATATTCCCAACCAGCGGAAACGACACGTTGCCCCCGCCATCGATGTCGAATTCCCCGGAAAGATCTTTATGCCCAAAGACGGTTACGTAAATTTTGTCCCCGCTGCCCAACCTATATTGCAACTCCGCTTCCGTCCCGCCAAAAACGACTGTCGAAAACAGCGTCGCAGCAACAGCAAACAAGACCGCCACAAAACGAGCTCGAAGCAAAGCCGCGTTTTTCATGAAAACCTTCCGCTGCTAACTATTATCTGGGTTGGACTTTTTCAGGACAGAGAGCTTAAGGCATCTACCGCGCCGTTTGCCCACTATAACTGGACCCGGCCACGAAGGATTATCCGGTTCTGCGTGAAGTCCGAACCCGCCGCGTCAGAACTCCGATTCTCAAGCTCATAGGTCAATCCGAGCCGGGCATAACGGCTCATCAGATATTCGCCCCCAAGCGAGAAATTCGTGTAATCGTCCGTTCGCCCAATTCCCTCATATTTCCAGGATGCGAAGCGAATCGCGCCGTGCAGCAGAAAATTACGACGTAACTCATGATCAATATTGACGCCGACGGTCGTACTAAAATAACCGGACGCGCTACCTATGGTCGTTTCCTCGATCGACCGGGTGACGAAAGGATTGATCGTGGTTAACGTGGTCGGATTCCAAAAAATCGAGCCGCCGATCACCAACCCATCTATTTTTTTCAAGGCGGCGTCGTCATATTTTTGCTGGGTATAACCGATATAGACGTCGCCAAAGGTTATGCCGCCAAAGTCGATGGCAGTCCCCACGACGGCTTCAAAGCCGTCCGAATCGCGGTTGAACCCGTTGTCATCCAGATTGGCGTCGTAGTCCCGCTGGTTATAGGTGAACCGGACAAAGGCTTCGTATTTATCCGGAACAATCATATAGCCAAGACGGGATCCAACTGAAAATTCGTCCCGGTCGCGGTCATCGTTGTTAACGGTGCTGCCAGATGACGTGCGAACGTCGTCATAATCGAGCTGACTTGCCTTGAACAAGGGCTCAATCGACACCCGATTGAAGCGGTGTAAAAAGCTGCCGCCAAACTCCATGCGCGTATATTCGCCCGGTTCAACCCCGTTCGCATCATCCGGCGAACCGCGATCCTCATGATTTTGAGAGAAGCCAGCATCAACCTGAAAATAAGTGTCCCGCCGAATATCAACACGCCCATCGGCAGAAAAATTATAGTCGGTGTAATTCTCATCGTCATTGTCGGCATAAAAAGCCGTCTCCGCACCCGCCAAAAAATTAAGCGCATGACGACTCCATTGCGAATTGACGGAAAGAGCCGGCTTTAACGATAAAATATAGTCATCGACCGTCCCATTATCGGCCTTGAAAATATTGTCGTCGAAGGCCTCTTCCAGATCCAGGGTCGGGAAAAGCATAAAGCCGCTCGCACGCATGCCCTTCGCATCCAGTTCCGGTCGCGCGCGATCCTGAACCGTTTCGCCGGAAGACAAATATTGTGCAGAGGCTTCCCCCAGACCAAATGAGAAGACAAGCCCAAAGGCCAACGCCGCCGACATGGGCAAACGCATGGGCAAACGCACCGAACGAAGGCAGCGGGAAAACGAACAAAATGCGGTCGGCGTTTTCCATTTCCAAATTGGTTTTTCCAAAATCAACCCTGCCCTCGTTTTTGTTTTTTATAAGCCTAAAGTTGCGGGTTCGTCGCCACGGTTTGGGCGGGGTTCTCCGCCGTATCCTCACCCGATGCAAGCAGATCGTCCCCACCTGCACCGCCATCTCCGCCACCCGTGCCACCTGCCGGCTGAACGTTCGCCAATTGCTGGACCGAAGCCGTCTTTGTCGCGGATGGAATCTGCGGATCGTTGCCCACATCGGCGACAACCTGGGCAAAATTCACACCCGATGTGTTTTGCACCGCGCTGAGAATCTGATTCGCCGCATTCGGCGCGCCGCGTAAACCACCGGTGGCGATCGCACCGCCACGACTGGGCGCCAGGGAGGTTGCCAGGCCGGTGAGGGCTGCAGCAAACGCATTGTTGGTGCCTGCACTCGTGCTGACGATGCTCTCAATGGCATTGCTAAGATCAGCATCGCTGCCCAATGCGAGC
Proteins encoded:
- a CDS encoding polysaccharide biosynthesis protein → MKNAALLRARFVAVLFAVAATLFSTVVFGGTEAELQYRLGSGDKIYVTVFGHKDLSGEFDIDGGGNVSFPLVGNILLGGLAIGDAEAAIRDTLRPDYLLDPRVSVQVMNYRPFYILGEVKEPGSYPYVNGMTVMQAVALAGGYTYRAREDNMLIIRTGPEGKKEGPAREETTVFPGDIIKIPERFF